In one Bacillus sp. PK3_68 genomic region, the following are encoded:
- a CDS encoding molybdopterin oxidoreductase family protein — protein MQSYIDIENGVVPSVCSLDCPDQCGLFIHKKDGKIVKIAGDPQHPITKGNICNKVRNMGERLYDHKRIKTPLKRTGKKGEGKFVPISWQEAIETIASQWKKLITAEGPESILPYSFYGNMGKLSAEGMDRRFFYHLGSSQLDRTICSIAGSVGYSYTMGGSYGTDPAEMEETKLFVIWGINAVSTNMHQMAIAQKARKNGAKIVVIDVHKNQTGRMADWFIPILPGTDGALALGIMHILYKENLVDRSFLQEYTVGCAELEKHVELYEPQTVSDITGVPVDDIYKLARMYGTASPSMIRIGNGLQHHDNGGMIVRTIACLPALTGQWRVKGGGALKSNSGYLAYNTRALQRPDLLKQPARVINMNLLGNALLELERPIRSLFVYNSNPAVVAPEGNKVRAGLARDDLFTVVHDLFLTETAMFADIVLPATSSFETTDLYTSYWHNYLHLQEPVIPPYGESKSNPEVFRLLAEAMGFDEQAFKDTDEQLIEQAISNVDNPYFPVITYDELKNRRFVKARNISKPLNNLGTPSGKIELYSEKMEADGHPALPTYTPLVQEPDFPFLFVPGPNHNFLNSTFSNNEKHIKLEKTPKLFMNQHDADRLEIKDGMIVRIWNNRGECELTASIGNQVLPGVVVSQGLWSDISGKKHLVNSLTPDRIADMGGGAVFFSGRVNVEATNVK, from the coding sequence ATGCAATCATATATCGACATAGAAAATGGTGTGGTCCCTTCAGTTTGTTCGCTTGACTGTCCGGACCAATGCGGGCTGTTTATACATAAAAAAGATGGGAAGATCGTAAAAATTGCAGGTGATCCCCAACATCCAATAACGAAGGGGAATATTTGCAATAAAGTAAGGAATATGGGCGAACGCCTCTACGATCACAAGAGAATAAAAACACCGTTAAAGCGCACTGGAAAAAAAGGAGAAGGCAAGTTTGTTCCTATCAGCTGGCAGGAAGCGATTGAAACGATTGCCTCCCAATGGAAGAAACTTATTACCGCGGAAGGCCCTGAGTCGATTCTTCCGTACAGCTTTTATGGAAATATGGGAAAGTTGAGTGCAGAAGGCATGGACCGACGCTTCTTTTATCACCTTGGTTCAAGTCAGCTTGACCGGACGATCTGCTCTATTGCCGGCTCTGTGGGATACAGCTATACAATGGGCGGAAGCTACGGAACGGACCCTGCGGAAATGGAAGAAACCAAATTATTTGTTATCTGGGGCATCAATGCCGTCAGCACAAACATGCATCAAATGGCGATTGCACAAAAAGCACGTAAAAATGGAGCAAAAATTGTTGTCATTGATGTTCACAAAAACCAGACAGGAAGGATGGCTGACTGGTTCATCCCCATCCTTCCCGGCACAGACGGCGCTCTTGCACTCGGCATTATGCATATCCTTTATAAGGAAAATTTAGTTGACCGCTCATTCCTACAAGAATATACCGTTGGATGCGCGGAACTCGAGAAGCATGTAGAACTCTACGAGCCACAGACTGTCTCCGACATCACAGGCGTTCCTGTTGATGATATATATAAACTGGCTCGCATGTATGGCACTGCTTCTCCTTCCATGATCCGTATTGGCAACGGCTTGCAGCACCATGATAATGGTGGAATGATCGTCCGTACGATCGCCTGCCTGCCTGCTTTAACAGGACAGTGGCGAGTAAAAGGTGGCGGTGCCCTTAAATCAAATTCTGGTTACCTAGCTTATAATACGAGAGCACTGCAACGCCCGGACCTTTTAAAACAACCAGCGCGGGTCATCAATATGAACCTTCTGGGAAACGCCCTGCTCGAGCTGGAGAGGCCGATTCGTTCGTTATTTGTCTATAATTCCAATCCAGCCGTTGTAGCACCAGAGGGCAATAAAGTCCGGGCCGGATTAGCACGGGACGACCTGTTCACTGTTGTGCATGATCTATTTTTAACAGAGACAGCCATGTTTGCTGACATTGTGTTGCCAGCGACATCCTCTTTTGAAACCACAGATTTGTATACATCTTATTGGCACAACTATCTTCATTTACAGGAACCGGTCATCCCTCCTTATGGAGAAAGTAAATCGAACCCTGAGGTTTTCCGTTTATTGGCAGAGGCAATGGGATTTGATGAGCAGGCCTTTAAAGACACCGATGAACAGTTAATTGAACAAGCGATAAGTAATGTAGATAATCCTTACTTCCCTGTTATTACCTATGACGAGCTTAAGAACCGGCGCTTTGTGAAGGCAAGAAATATAAGTAAACCGTTAAACAACTTAGGCACACCTAGTGGTAAAATCGAATTGTATTCTGAAAAGATGGAGGCAGATGGCCACCCGGCTCTTCCTACATACACACCGTTAGTACAGGAGCCAGATTTTCCTTTTCTCTTTGTGCCTGGACCGAATCATAACTTTTTAAATTCTACTTTTTCTAATAATGAGAAGCATATAAAACTCGAAAAAACACCTAAGTTATTTATGAACCAGCACGATGCCGACCGATTAGAAATTAAAGATGGCATGATAGTTCGCATATGGAATAATCGAGGAGAATGTGAGTTAACGGCGTCTATAGGCAACCAAGTATTGCCGGGTGTTGTGGTAAGCCAAGGGCTCTGGTCAGACATTTCTGGAAAGAAACACCTTGTCAATTCTTTGACACCGGACCGGATAGCGGATATGGGCGGCGGAGCTGTCTTCTTCTCAGGCCGAGTGAATGTGGAAGCAACAAACGTAAAGTGA
- a CDS encoding 2-hydroxy-3-keto-5-methylthiopentenyl-1-phosphate phosphatase, whose amino-acid sequence MRKPVIFCDFDGTVTKKDNIISIMKQFAPPEWEKWKDGVLSQSVSIQEGVGNMFALLPSSLRKDIVEYVVNTAQIREGFGEFVQYTKSQGIPLYIVSGGIDFFVKPMLEPFDSIAGLYCNEADFSGENIHIRWPHGCDQECPNQNCGCCKPAIIRHTANSNMYSVVIGDSVTDLQAAKIADSVIARDYLLEKCKELSIPFQSFETFYDCIEILEKLKVNIK is encoded by the coding sequence TTGAGAAAACCCGTCATATTTTGTGACTTTGATGGTACAGTGACTAAAAAAGATAACATCATTAGCATTATGAAGCAATTTGCTCCGCCTGAGTGGGAGAAATGGAAAGACGGGGTGCTTTCCCAATCTGTCAGCATTCAGGAAGGCGTCGGAAACATGTTTGCGCTTCTCCCATCTTCCCTTCGAAAAGACATTGTTGAGTATGTTGTAAATACGGCGCAGATTAGAGAAGGGTTCGGCGAGTTTGTGCAATATACGAAAAGCCAGGGGATTCCCCTTTATATTGTCAGCGGGGGCATTGACTTTTTTGTAAAACCGATGCTTGAGCCGTTCGATTCTATTGCTGGACTGTATTGTAATGAAGCAGATTTCAGCGGGGAGAATATTCATATTCGCTGGCCGCACGGTTGTGATCAAGAATGCCCGAATCAAAATTGTGGTTGCTGCAAACCAGCCATCATTCGCCATACTGCAAATTCGAATATGTACAGCGTTGTGATTGGTGATTCAGTGACAGACTTACAAGCAGCAAAAATTGCCGATTCTGTTATTGCTAGAGATTACTTATTGGAAAAGTGCAAAGAACTTTCTATTCCTTTTCAGTCATTTGAAACATTTTATGATTGCATTGAAATTTTAGAGAAACTAAAAGTAAACATAAAGTAA
- a CDS encoding cupin domain-containing protein, with amino-acid sequence MTTIKIQGTNEVIEQQEEVVSFLQQQDVIYEHWDISKLPAHLQEKYILSDEEKQEILDAFETEIKDISERRGYQAWDVISLADHTPNLEELLKNFQREHHHTDDEVRFIASGHGVFVIQGKDGRFFEVHLNPGDLISVPESVRHYFTLSDDRKVVAVRIFVTEEGWVPVY; translated from the coding sequence ATGACAACTATCAAAATTCAGGGAACAAATGAAGTGATTGAACAACAAGAAGAGGTAGTCTCCTTTTTGCAGCAGCAGGACGTTATTTATGAGCATTGGGACATTTCAAAACTTCCTGCACATTTACAAGAAAAATATATTCTAAGCGATGAAGAGAAACAGGAGATTTTAGATGCTTTTGAGACGGAAATTAAAGACATCTCCGAAAGACGAGGGTACCAAGCGTGGGATGTGATCTCATTAGCGGACCATACTCCAAATCTAGAGGAGCTATTGAAAAACTTCCAGCGTGAACACCATCATACAGATGATGAAGTCCGGTTTATTGCAAGCGGACACGGTGTTTTTGTTATCCAAGGAAAGGATGGCCGGTTCTTTGAAGTGCATCTGAATCCAGGAGATCTTATTTCAGTCCCTGAAAGTGTCCGTCATTACTTTACCTTATCTGACGACCGTAAAGTAGTTGCCGTCCGCATTTTCGTAACAGAAGAGGGCTGGGTGCCAGTCTACTAA
- a CDS encoding 2,3-diketo-5-methylthiopentyl-1-phosphate enolase, which produces MGVTATYLFPSHSDQEKKAEQYALGLTVGSWTDIPHLERQQLQKNKGEVVSVEKGEEKDTVKIHYPSANFSADLPAILTTVYGKLSFFEGHELIDLTFDDELLSQFPGPRFGVKGVREQLNIYDRPLLMAIFKGVMGRDLSFFSSQLEDLLAGGIDLIKDDEILFDNELTPFEKRITTAKEIIGRHSENTGQRALYAVNLSGRSNRLHEKAERAQELGANALLFNVHAYGLDTLQTLRENNNIRLPIMAHSALSGVLAGQPGGYSYALLVGKLTRMTGGDFSLFPSPYGNVAIPSADALAIGKALTEGSHFEQTFSVPSAGIHPGMVPQLLGDFGKESLIINAGGGVFGHPDGPINGAQAFRAAIDASVNDISLFEAAETSAPLKRAIEEWGVIANS; this is translated from the coding sequence ATGGGTGTAACAGCTACTTATCTGTTCCCGTCACATTCTGATCAGGAAAAAAAAGCAGAGCAATATGCTTTAGGCCTCACGGTCGGTTCTTGGACAGATATTCCACATCTTGAGCGGCAGCAATTACAAAAAAATAAAGGAGAAGTTGTATCAGTAGAAAAAGGAGAGGAAAAGGATACGGTAAAGATTCATTATCCATCCGCCAATTTTTCCGCTGATCTTCCCGCTATTTTAACTACCGTATATGGGAAGCTTTCTTTCTTTGAAGGCCATGAGTTAATTGACCTAACATTTGATGATGAACTGCTCTCTCAATTCCCCGGTCCGCGGTTTGGAGTGAAAGGTGTGAGAGAGCAGTTAAATATATACGATCGCCCGTTATTAATGGCGATTTTTAAGGGAGTCATGGGAAGGGATCTGTCCTTTTTCTCTTCTCAATTGGAGGACCTGCTTGCAGGAGGCATTGACCTGATTAAGGACGATGAGATTCTTTTTGACAATGAACTTACACCCTTTGAAAAGAGAATAACAACGGCCAAAGAAATTATTGGCCGTCATTCCGAGAATACAGGTCAACGTGCTTTATATGCGGTGAATTTATCAGGGAGGTCAAATAGACTTCATGAAAAAGCAGAGCGGGCACAGGAGTTGGGAGCGAATGCACTGTTGTTTAACGTTCACGCTTATGGATTAGATACGCTACAAACTTTGCGTGAAAACAACAACATTCGTTTGCCAATTATGGCTCACTCGGCTTTATCGGGTGTGTTGGCCGGACAGCCTGGTGGCTACTCCTATGCCTTGCTGGTAGGGAAATTGACGCGTATGACAGGCGGGGATTTCTCTTTATTTCCAAGCCCGTATGGCAATGTAGCGATCCCGTCAGCTGACGCCTTGGCGATTGGCAAGGCGCTTACGGAAGGAAGCCACTTTGAACAAACATTTTCTGTGCCTTCAGCCGGCATTCATCCAGGAATGGTGCCGCAGCTGTTAGGGGATTTCGGTAAAGAAAGTTTAATTATTAATGCAGGGGGAGGCGTATTCGGCCATCCGGATGGCCCGATAAATGGTGCACAAGCATTTCGGGCTGCAATTGATGCAAGTGTAAACGATATCTCATTGTTCGAAGCTGCTGAAACATCAGCGCCTCTAAAACGTGCTATTGAAGAATGGGGAGTTATAGCTAATTCCTAG